The following proteins come from a genomic window of Maniola jurtina chromosome 15, ilManJurt1.1, whole genome shotgun sequence:
- the LOC123872290 gene encoding E3 ubiquitin-protein ligase RNF25: protein MHLKPFPRLSPDLISLSPPFAVTMSASVDARVYDELEALEAILIDGVVVTNENGVPRVLETVIHPSTGDQIDQQYVCVTLEVKLTPDYPESSPEVTLRNPRGLDEKVVSKIHTKIKEKLDRHVGNPIVFELIEIVREFLTQCNLPSGQCVICLHNFVNGDVFIKTPCYHHFHSHCLSKHLINSNKYYNEEMEKLPNWQRAQAKPYQQTCPVCRCVISFDVKKLEQAPPPVDSVNAPPFRLTEDLKALQARMAAQLARQIARGGVVGTGDDGPPLLTISTAADKEEAKGSSSGAQAAKVEARPSTSTDAAPEADKQAYRGPYRGFNRRGKPGRRGRGGAR, encoded by the exons ATGCACTTAAAACCCTTCCCTAGACTTAGCCCGGATTTAATTTCACTTAGTCCGCCCTTCGCTGTCACCATGTCAGCCTCTGTGGATGCGAG AGTGTATGACGAGCTGGAGGCTCTAGAAGCTATATTGATAGACGGGGTCGTTGTTACCAATGAAAATGGTGTACCCAGAGTGCTAGAAACTGTTATTCATCCCTCTACTGGCGATCAGATCGACCAGCAGTATGTGTGTGTGACTTTGGAAGTGAAGCTGACTCCAGATTATCCTGAAAGCAGTCCCGAAGTGACTCTGAGAAACCCTCGGGGGCTGGACGAAAAGGTGGTGtccaaaattcatacaaaaataaaggaaaaactgGATAGACATGTTGGGAATCCAATTGTTTTTGAATTGATTgag aTTGTCCGCGAGTTCCTCACTCAATGCAACCTACCCAGCGGGCAATGTGTGATCTGCCTTCACAACTTTGTGAACGGCGATGTGTTCATCAAAACGCCGTGTTACCATCACTTCCATAGCCACTGCCTGTCCAAACACCTGATCAATAGCAACAAATACTACAATGAGGAGATGGAGAAACTCCCCAACTGGCAGCGTGCACAGGCCAAACCATACCAG CAAACCTGCCCGGTGTGCCGCTGTGTAATCTCGTTCGATGTGAAGAAGCTAGAGCAGGCACCGCCACCGGTTGATTCTGTTAACGCTCCACCTTTCCGGCTAACTGAAGATCTGAAG GCTCTTCAGGCGCGCATGGCGGCGCAGCTGGCGCGGCAAATCGCGCGAGGTGGCGTAGTGGGCACAGGGGACGACGGCCCTCCGCTATTGACCATCAGCACTGCAGCCGACAAAGAG GAGGCTAAAGGATCCAGTAGCGGCGCTCAAGCCGCGAAGGTCGAAGCCCGGCCCAGTACCTCTACGGACGCCGCGCCCGAAGCTGACAAGCAGGCATATCGTGGCCCATACCG CGGCTTCAACCGCCGCGGCAAGCCGGGCCGCCGGGGCCGCGGCGGCGCGCGGTGA